A window from Candidatus Margulisiibacteriota bacterium encodes these proteins:
- the fliJ gene encoding flagellar export protein FliJ, with amino-acid sequence MKKFAFRMQRVLDIKEKKEELLKQELGKLMQRKAGHEEVKAYFQSQMEEEFGKIRENKSFSSEEQIMEENYLQGLKNEIYKQALAIKDFENKIDKKRVEIMENRKEIKVLENLKDKQKEQYNYDLMLFERKEMDEVASRKVF; translated from the coding sequence ATGAAAAAATTTGCTTTTAGAATGCAACGAGTTTTGGATATAAAAGAAAAAAAAGAAGAGTTATTGAAACAGGAACTTGGTAAATTAATGCAAAGAAAAGCTGGACACGAGGAAGTAAAAGCTTATTTTCAGTCCCAGATGGAAGAAGAGTTTGGCAAGATCAGAGAAAATAAGTCTTTTAGTAGTGAAGAGCAAATCATGGAAGAAAATTATCTTCAGGGATTAAAAAATGAAATTTATAAGCAAGCGTTGGCTATTAAGGATTTTGAAAACAAGATAGATAAAAAAAGAGTAGAGATAATGGAAAATAGAAAAGAAATTAAAGTTTTAGAGAATTTGAAAGATAAACAAAAAGAGCAATATAATTATGACCTAATGCTTTTTGAGCGTAAGGAAATGGATGAAGTTGCGTCAAGAAAGGTTTTCTGA
- the aroE gene encoding shikimate dehydrogenase, protein MTTQYAVIGYPLGYSLSPALHNYFFSEYKIDATYISLPLKKDQLTELFEAKKFAGFNVTIPYKEDVLSLCDELTETAKQIGAVNTVKLVNGKYLGTNTDAPGFSLMLKEDADFELSNKNILLLGAGGAAKAITYSALNDNCNKLFVYDISEERTNSLKNQYNSTKIATSYSVEDFKTIIPLANIIINATPIGMENTLNQSILNKEQLSLAKKDCLIVDIIYSPPKTQLLTIAENLGLKTLNGLGMLAGQGILAEKFWFSRNLRYNISKEVFLRAIKSGIPSK, encoded by the coding sequence ATGACTACTCAATACGCTGTTATTGGATACCCTTTAGGCTATTCACTATCACCTGCTTTGCACAATTATTTTTTTTCAGAATACAAAATTGATGCAACATACATTTCGCTACCCTTAAAAAAAGACCAACTAACCGAACTATTTGAAGCAAAGAAATTTGCAGGTTTTAATGTAACCATCCCCTATAAAGAAGATGTGCTTAGTTTATGTGATGAACTAACGGAAACAGCAAAACAAATAGGTGCCGTGAATACGGTTAAATTAGTAAACGGCAAATACCTTGGAACCAATACAGATGCGCCTGGATTTAGCTTAATGTTAAAAGAAGACGCTGACTTCGAACTATCTAATAAGAATATTTTATTGTTAGGTGCCGGAGGTGCAGCAAAAGCTATCACTTATTCTGCTTTGAATGATAATTGTAATAAATTATTTGTTTACGATATTAGTGAAGAAAGAACCAATAGTTTAAAAAATCAATATAACAGTACAAAAATAGCCACAAGCTACTCTGTTGAAGATTTTAAAACAATTATCCCTTTAGCTAACATAATAATCAATGCTACACCAATAGGCATGGAAAATACTCTTAACCAAAGCATTCTTAATAAAGAGCAACTATCCTTAGCAAAAAAAGACTGCTTAATTGTAGACATCATCTATTCTCCACCCAAAACACAGCTGCTGACTATTGCAGAAAACCTAGGATTAAAAACGTTAAACGGTCTAGGAATGTTAGCCGGACAAGGAATACTTGCAGAAAAGTTTTGGTTTTCTAGAAATTTACGTTATAATATCTCCAAGGAGGTATTCTTACGTGCAATCAAATCCGGTATACCTAGTAAATGA
- a CDS encoding polymer-forming cytoskeletal protein produces the protein MKVIKPDYHVDDTIQTIVGFDSALTGVINAEYSIRLEGDFEGEIRSQGSVFIGQKSKIRGSISALRVIVQGEITGDVDVVESIEIMRTGKLIGDIFGKKLIIDEGAVFKGNVNMDVISPSNIKEA, from the coding sequence ATGAAAGTAATTAAACCAGATTATCATGTAGATGACACAATTCAAACAATCGTTGGTTTTGATTCAGCCTTAACAGGTGTTATCAATGCGGAATATTCTATTAGATTAGAAGGAGACTTTGAAGGTGAAATAAGGTCTCAGGGAAGTGTTTTTATTGGACAAAAGAGTAAAATACGTGGAAGTATTAGTGCTTTAAGAGTAATCGTTCAGGGTGAGATTACTGGTGATGTGGATGTAGTGGAAAGTATAGAAATAATGAGAACTGGCAAATTGATTGGTGATATTTTTGGCAAGAAACTTATCATTGATGAAGGTGCAGTTTTTAAAGGTAACGTTAACATGGATGTTATCTCTCCAAGTAATATAAAAGAAGCATAG
- a CDS encoding ATPase, T2SS/T4P/T4SS family — protein sequence MQSNPVYLVNELLKKAILSKATDIHFHPSDNSVTVKTRVNGKLLTDIVISIEEYPSVVNRLKVLSNLSSSNALKTQDGRLSFTIDDNQRDLRISVIPSHFGENIVIRILSKSADVPTIDKLGMNEELIEKTKLLLSKKEGMILTTGPTGSGKTTTLYSLLKHLYTENDTLHVVSIEDPIEYIVPAFTQIQVNEPVGMNFSHVLRSVLRHDPDVILIGEIRDQETAQIAIRAAMTGHLVFATLHTNTAKSAIARFIDFEIREILIKEALLAVYNQRLIKENSARTASFELFIPSENLS from the coding sequence GTGCAATCAAATCCGGTATACCTAGTAAATGAACTTCTAAAAAAAGCTATCTTAAGCAAAGCGACTGACATACACTTTCATCCGTCAGATAACAGTGTAACTGTAAAAACCAGAGTTAACGGAAAGCTCCTTACCGACATAGTAATTTCAATAGAGGAATACCCTTCTGTCGTCAACCGCCTCAAGGTTCTGTCTAATCTTAGCTCTTCTAATGCCTTAAAAACACAAGACGGAAGACTTAGCTTCACCATAGATGATAATCAACGCGACCTAAGGATATCCGTTATCCCTTCCCATTTTGGGGAAAATATTGTTATCAGAATATTATCCAAATCGGCAGACGTTCCAACCATCGACAAGCTTGGCATGAACGAAGAGTTGATAGAAAAAACAAAATTATTGCTTAGCAAAAAAGAGGGAATGATACTTACCACTGGACCAACAGGTAGCGGCAAAACTACGACGTTGTATTCGCTACTCAAACATCTTTATACCGAGAACGATACCTTGCACGTCGTCTCTATTGAAGACCCAATTGAGTACATTGTCCCTGCCTTTACGCAAATTCAAGTCAATGAACCTGTGGGTATGAACTTTTCTCATGTTCTAAGATCTGTCCTGCGACATGACCCAGATGTAATTCTAATAGGAGAAATACGTGACCAAGAAACCGCACAAATTGCGATACGTGCTGCAATGACTGGACACCTAGTTTTCGCAACCCTGCACACCAATACAGCAAAATCAGCAATCGCCAGGTTTATAGATTTTGAAATTAGAGAAATACTTATTAAAGAGGCATTACTTGCTGTATACAATCAAAGACTTATTAAAGAAAATTCTGCAAGAACTGCTAGTTTCGAACTGTTTATCCCGTCAGAAAACCTTTCTTGA